One genomic region from Bactrocera tryoni isolate S06 chromosome 3, CSIRO_BtryS06_freeze2, whole genome shotgun sequence encodes:
- the LOC120770181 gene encoding small RNA 2'-O-methyltransferase isoform X2 — MNLVDIDENLLRSYKQRAEPLVSDYLNKRETPLRIDLLQGSIDTPAEQLLNVDAVIALEIIEHLYPKTLENIPKNIFGFMQPKLAIFSTPNSEFNVLFEPLLANGFRHDDHKFEWKRSEFRDWALNICQQYPNYKVAFMGVGDAPPDRKDIGNVTQMAIFARCDLLNPSLHNELLPSKVAVDCGPEADVRYKEIFTVDFPVYIDERSKDQKILDEARYQISRCRRIDRYFNCDLRVYEVPLIVLRDYIENIGATMQELLAVLKKNDIEVKEEHIILPEYDEDDFSYRQYDDCYDEELGVWNDAGYDETGNDDERGACGGYSHTKADTNYDAEENWD, encoded by the exons ATGAACTTG GTTGACattgatgaaaatttattaaggaGCTATAAACAGAGAGCAGAACCCTTGGTATCGGACTACTTGAACAAACGTGAAACTCCTTTGCGAATCGATTTATTACAAGGAAGTATTGACACGCCGGCTGAACAATTGTTGAATGTAGACGCAGTTATCGCATTGGAAAT AATTGAGCACTTGTACCCAAAAACACTAGagaatattccaaaaaatattttcggttttATGCAGCCTAAACTAGCAATATTTTCGACACCAAATTCAGAATTTAACGTACTTTTTGAGCCGTTATTAGCAAATGGTTTCCGACACGATGATCACAAATTCGAATGGAAACGATCTGAATTTCGGGACTGGGCATTAAATATTTGTCAACAATATCCAAATTATAAGGTTGCTTTTATGGGTGTTGGGGATGCGCCACCAGATAGAAAAGATATTGGCAACGTAACTCAAATGGCAATATTTGCACGTTGTGATTTGCTGAACCCTTCTCTTCATAATGAGTTACTTCCCAGCAAAGTCGCAGTAGATTGTGGTCCCGAAGCAGATGTTCGatacaaagaaatatttactGTAGACTTCCCAGTTTATATTGATGAACGTAGTAAAGACCAAAAAATTTTGGATGAGGCGCGCTACCAAATCAGTCGTTGTCGACGTATTGATAGATATTTCAATTGCGATTTACGTGTGTATGAAGTACCTCTAATAGTTTTAAGGGactatattgaaaatattggcGCTACAATGCAGGAATTGCTTGCTGTTCTAAAGAAAAATGATATTGAGGTAAAAGAAGAACACATCATATTACCCGAATATGATGAGGATGATTTTAGTTATCGTCAATATGATGATTGTTATGATGAGGAGTTGGGAGTGTGGAATGATGCTGGATATGATGAGACCGGAAATGACGACGAACGTGGCGCATGCGGTGGATATTCACATACTAAAGCAGACACCAACTATGATGCTGAGGAAAATTGGGATTAA
- the LOC120771309 gene encoding pre-mRNA-processing-splicing factor 8, whose amino-acid sequence MSLPPYMIPPNAWAAQIMAQQQAQAYAAAAQVQQAQMHAHQMANQIQQIPPPGAPLPVPMTNGTVGMAQSGIGGNSVGGINQAQLGQIPTPKPDIITEEKLQEKAQKWHQLQSKRFAEKRKFGFVDAQKEDMPPEHIRKIIRDHGDMTSRKYRHDKRVYLGALKYMPHAVLKLLENMPMPWEQIRDVQVLYHITGAITFVNEIPWVIEPVYIAQWGTMWIMMRREKRDRRHFKRMRFPPFDDEEPPLDYADNILDVEPLEAIQIDLDQEEDGPVYKWFYEHRPLVGTPYVNGSTYRKWNLTLPQLATLYRLANQLLTDLVDDNFFYLFDPKSFFTAKALNMAIPGGPKFEPLIKDHNVGDEDWNEFNDINKVIIRQPIRTEYRIAFPYLYNNMPHFVHLSWYHTPNVVYIKTEDPDLPAFYFDPLINPISHRHANTKVAEPMPDDDEDFSLPDEVQPFLQDTPLYTDNTANGIALLWAPRPFNLRSGRSRRAIDVPLVKSWYKEHCPPGHPVKVRVSYQKLLKYYVLNALKHRKPKPQKKRYLFRSFKATKFFQTTTLDWVEAGLQVCRQGYNMLNLLIHRKNLNYLHLDYNFNLKPVKTLTTKERKKSRFGNAFHLCREILHLTKLIIDSHVQYRLNNVDAFQLADGLQYIFAHVGQLSGMYRYKYKLMRQIRMCKDLKHLIYYRFNTGPVGKGPGCGFWAPGWRVWLFFMRGITPLLERWLGNLLSRQFEGRHSKGVAKTVTKQRVESHFDLELRASVMHDIVDMMPEGIKQNKARTILQHLSEAWRCWKANIPWKVPGLPIPIENMILRYVKMKADWWTNTAHYNRERIRRGATVDKTVCKKNLGRLTRLYLKAEQERQHNYLKDGPYISPEEAVAIYTTTVHWLESRRFGPIPFPPLSYKHDTKLLILALERLKEAYSVKSRLNQSQREELGLIEQAYDNPHEALSRIKRHLLTQRAFKEVGIEFMDLYSHLIPVYDVEPLEKITDAYLDQYLWYEADKRRLFPPWIKPSDTEPPPLLAYKWCQGINNLQDVWDVGEGECNVLLESRFEKLYEKIDLTLLNRLLRLIVDHNIADYMTAKNNVVINYKDMNHTNSYGIIRGLQFSSFITQYYGLVLDLLMLGLHRASEMAGPPQMPNDFLTFQDTVTETAHPIRLYCRYVDRIHLFFRFTAEEARDLIQRYLTEHPDPNNENIVGYNNKKCWPRDARMRLMKHDVNLGRAVFWDIKNRLPRSVTTINWENTFVSVYSKDNPNLLFNMCGFECRILPKCRTQTEEFTHRDGVWNLQNEVTKERTAQCFLRVDDESLGRFHNRVRQILMASGSTTFTKIVNKWNTALIGLMTYFREAVVNTQELLDLLVKCENKIQTRIKIGLNSKMPSRFPPVVFYTPKELGGLGMLSMGHVLIPQSDLRWSKQTDVGITHFRSGMSHDEDQLIPNLYRYIQPWESEFIDSQRVWAEYALKRQEANAQNRRLTLEDLEDSWDRGIPRINTLFQKDRHTLAYDKGWRIRTEFKQYQVLKQNPFWWTHQRHDGKLWNLNNYRTDMIQALGGVEGILEHTLFKGTYFPTWEGLFWEKASGFEESMKYKKLTNAQRSGLNQIPNRRFTLWWSPTINRANVYVGFQVQLDLTGIFMHGKIPTLKISLIQIFRAHLWQKIHESIVMDLCQVFDQELDALEIETVQKETIHPRKSYKMNSSCADILLFPAYKWNVSRPSLLADTKDTMDNTTTQKYWLDIQLRWGDYDSHDVERYARAKFLDYTTDNMSIYPSPTGVLIAIDLAYNLHSAYGNWFPGCKTLIQQAMAKIMKANPALYVLRERIRKALQLYSSEPTEPYLSSQNYGELFSNQIIWFVDDTNVYRVTIHKTFEGNLTTKPINGAIFIFNPRTGQLFLKIIHTSVWAGQKRLGQLAKWKTAEEVAALIRSLPVEEQPKQIIVTRKGMLDPLEVHLLDFPNIVIKGSELQLPFQACLKVEKFGDLILKATEPQMVLFNLYDDWLKTISSYTAFSRLILILRALHVNTERTKIILKPDKTTITEAHHIWPTLTDEEWIKVEVQLKDLILADYGKKNNVNVASLTQSEIRDIILGMEISAPSAQRQQIAEIEKQTKEQNQLTATTTRTTNKHGDEIITSTTSNYETQTFSSKTEWRVRAISATNLHLRTNHIYVSSDDIKETGYTYILPKNILKKFVTISDLRAQIAGYLYGVSPPDNPQVKEIRCIVMPPQWGTHQTLNLPNTLPTHQYLKDMEPLGWIHTQPNELPQLSPQDITTHAKIMQENASWDGEKTIVITCSFTPGSCSLTAYKLTPSGFEWGSKNTDKGNNPKGYLPSHYERVQMLLSNKFLGFFMVPSQGSWNYNFMGVRHDANMKYELQLSNPKEFYHEIHRPSHFLLFSNLEDAGDGSGADREDVYA is encoded by the exons ATGTCGTTGCCACCATATATGATACCGCCCAATGCTTGGGCGGCACAAATTATGGCGCAGCAGCAGGCACAGGCATATGCTGCTGCAGCCCAAGTGCAGCAAGCTCAAATGCATGCACACCAAATGGCaaatcaaatacaacaaattccTCCTCCGGGTGCACCTTTACCGGTACCGATGACAAATGGAACTGTTGGTATGGCACAAAGTGGAATAGGTGGTAATAGTGTTGGTGGTATCAATCAAGCTCAACTGGGCCAAATACCAACACCCAAACCCGACATTATTACTGAGGAGAAGCTAcaagaaaaagcacagaaatGGCATCAATTGCAATCGAAAAGATTTGCAGAGAAACGAAAATTTGGTTTTGTCGATGCTCAAAAAGAAGATATGCCACCTGAGCACATACGCAAAATAATACGTGATCATGGTGATATGACCTCACGTAAATATCGGCATGATAAACGTGTATATTTGGGAGCATTGAAATATATGCCGCATGCAGTTttaaaactacttgaaaacatGCCGATGCCCTGGGAGCAAATACGCGATGTACAAGTCCTGTATCACATAACAGGTGCGATAACTTTCGTAAATGAAATACCATGGGTTATTGAGCCAGTTTATATAGCACAATGGGG aACCATGTGGATTATGATGCGTCGAGAAAAGCGCGATAGGCGTCATTTCAAACGTATGCGATTCCCTCCCTTTGATGATGAAGAACCGCCACTAGACTATGCAGACAATATTCTGGATGTTGAACCGTTGGAAGCCATCCAAATCGATTTAGATCAGGAAGAAGATGGACCCGTATATAAATGGTTCTACGAGCATAGACCACTCGTCGGTACTCCATACGTGAATGGATCCACTTATCGTAAATGGAATTTGACCTTGCCACAATTGGCAACGTTATATCGATTAGCCAATCAGTTGCTCACTGATTTAGTAGATGACAATTTTTTCTATCTTTTCGACCCCAAAAGTTTCTTTACCGCCAAAGCCCTTAATATGGCTATACCAGGTGGACCGAAATTCGAACCGCTCATAAAAGATCACAACGTTGG CGATGAAGACTGGAATGAATTTAATGACATCAATAAGGTTATAATACGTCAACCAATTCGCACAGAATATCGAATTGCTTTTCCCTACCTTTACAATAATATGCCTCATTTCGTGCACCTTTCCTG GTATCATACGCCTAATGTTGTGTACATTAAAACTGAAGATCCTGATTTGCCAGCATTTTACTTCGATCCGCTTATCAACCCGATTTCACATCGTCATGCTAATACCAAGGTTGCGGAGCCAATGCCGGATGATGACGAAGATTTCTCATTGCCAGATGAAGTACAACCTTTCCTACAAGACACACCGCTTTATACTGACAACACAGCCAACGGTATAGCACTGCTGTGGGCACCGCGGCCTTTCAACCTACGTTCGGGTCGTTCGCGTCGTGCTATAGACGTTCCGCTTGTTAAAAGTTGGTACAAAGAACACTGCCCACCAGGTCATCCTGTTAAAGTACGTGTGAGCTATCAGAAACTTTTGAAGTACTACGTATTAAATGCGCTAAAACATCGCAAACCAAAACCACAGAAAAAGAG gtATCTGTTTCGCTCGTTTAAAGCgacgaaatttttccaaaccaCCACCTTAGATTGGGTCGAAGCTGGCTTGCAAGTTTGCCGACAGGGATACAATATGCTTAATTTATTGATCCATCGTAAAAATCTAAACTATTTGCATCTTGATTATAACTTCAACTTAAAACCGGTGAAAACTCTAACCACAAAAGAACGTAAAAAATCACGTTTCGGCAATG CGTTCCATTTATGTCGTGAAATCCTGCATCTGACTAAATTGATCATTGACTCGCACGTCCAATATCGTCTTAATAATGTCGACGCTTTTCAACTGGCTGATGGACTGCAGTATATATTCGCACATGTTGGCCAGCTGTCTGGCATGTATCGCTACAAGTACAAATTAATGAGACAAATACGCATGTGCAAAGATTTAAAACATCTGATCTACTATCGCTTCAATACG GGTCCTGTTGGCAAAGGTCCAGGCTGTGGTTTCTGGGCGCCGGGTTGGCGTGTTTGGTTATTCTTTATGCGGGGAATAACTCCACTGTTAGAACGTTGGTTGGGCAATTTGTTGTCACGTCAATTTGAGGGCCGTCATTCAAAGGGTGTCGCGAAGACCGTCACAAAACAACGTGTCGAATCACATTTCGATTTGGAGTTACGTGCCTCAGTTATGCACGATATCGTTGATATGATGCCGGAAGGTATAAAGCAAAACAAAGCGCGTACCATTTTGCAACACTTATCGGAAGCTTGGCGTTGTTGGAAGGCGAATATTCCATGGAAAGTTCCGGGCCTGCCAATACCTATAGAAAACATGATATTGCGTTATGTCAAAATGAAGGCCGATTGGTGGACTAACACTGCACACTACAATCGCGAGCGCATACGTCGTGGTGCTACAGTTGACAAAACGGTTTGCAAGAAAAATTTAGGTCGTTTGACACGTCTATATTTAAAGGCAGAGCAAGAACGTCAACATAATTACTTAAAAGATGGTCCATACATATCACCCGAAGAAGCTGTAGCCATTTACACAACAACAGTGCATTGGTTGGAGTCACGACGCTTCGGTCCCATACCATTCCCACCGCTTTCATATAAACACGACACTAAATTACTAATTTTGGCTTTGGAGCGTCTAAAAGAAGCATACAGTGTAAAATCACGCCTTAATCAGAGCCAGCGTGAAGAATTGGGTCTCATTGAACAGGCCTATGATAATCCGCATGAGGCACTGTCGCGTATCAAACGTCATTTGCTAACTCAGCGTGCATTCAAAGAG GTTGGTATTGAGTTTATGGATTTGTATAGCCATTTGATACCCGTCTACGATGTTGAACCACTAGAGAAAATAACGGATGCTTATTTGGATCAATATTTATGGTATGAAGCGGATAAGCGTCGACTATTCCCGCCATGGATAAAACCAAGCGACACTGAACCGCCACCACTGTTGGCGTATAAGTGGTGTCAAG GCATTAATAATCTGCAGGACGTTTGGGATGTGGGCGAGGGCGAATGCAATGTTCTGCTGGAATCGCGTTTCGAAAAACtatatgaaaaaatcgatttgacACTGTTGAATCGTTTACTTCGCCTCATAGTTGATCACAATATTGCTGATTATATGACAGCTAAGAATAACGTCGTCATCAACTACAAAGATATGAATCATACCAACAGTTATGGCATTATTCGTGGACTCCAGTTCTCCTCTTTTATAACCCAGTACTATGGTCTGGTATTGGATTTGCTAATGCTTGGTTTGCATCGCGCTAGCGAGATGGCCGGTCCGCCACAAATGCCAAACGACTTCCTCACGTTCCAAGATACAGTTACCGAAACAGCACATCCAATACGTTTATATTGCCGTTATGTGGATCGCATTCATTTATTCTTCCGTTTTACCGCAGAGGAAGCACGTGATTTGATTCAGCGCTATCTCACCGAGCATCCAGATcccaataatgaaaatattgttggttacaacaataaaaaatgttggcCCCGAGATGCACGCATGCGGTTGATGAAACATGACGTCAACTT AGGCCGTGCGGTTTTCTGGGATATAAAGAATCGTTTACCTCGCTCCGTTACGACCATAAATTGGGAGAACACTTTCGTGTCGGTCTACTCGAAAGACAATccaaatttgttatttaatatgtGCGGTTTTGAATGTCGTATTCTGCCAAAG TGTCGGACACAAACTGAAGAATTCACTCATCGCGATGGCGTGTGGAATTTGCAAAACGAGGTGACAAAGGAGCGCACAGCTCAGTGTTTCCTGCGTGTGGATGACGAGTCGTTGGGCCGATTCCATAATCGTGTGCGACAGATTCTAATGGCTTCTGGTTCCACAACATTCACCAAG ATTGTTAATAAATGGAATACTGCGCTTATTGGTCTTATGACGTATTTCCGCGAAGCTGTCGTAAACACACAAGAACTGCTCGACCTGTTGGTAaagtgtgaaaataaaatacaaactcGTATAAAAATTGGTCTCAACTCAAAAATGCCTTCACGTTTCCCACCTGTGGTGTTCTACACACCAAAAGAGTTGGGTGGCTTGGGCATGTTAAGCATGGGTCACGTGCTTATTCCACAATCGGATTTGCGTTGGTCAAAGCAGACCGATGTCGGTATTACACATTTCCGCTCAG GCATGTCACATGACGAAGATCAATTGATTCCGAATTTATATCGATATATCCAACCATGGGAAAGCGAATTTATCGATTCGCAACGTGTGTGGGCCGAATATGCATTGAAACGCCAAGAGGCGAATGCGCAAAATCGTCGTCTGACTTTAGAAGACTTGGAAGATAGCTGGGATCGCGGTATACCGCGTATAAATACACTCTTCCAAAAAGATCGCCACACACTCGCCTACGATAAGGGCTGGCGTATACGCACTGAATTCAAACAATATCAAGTGCTTAAACAAAATCCCTTCTGGTGGACGCATCAACGCCATGAtggtaaattgtggaatttgaATAATTACCGTACGGACATGATACAAGCTTTAGGTGGCGTAGAGGGCATTCTAGAGCATACACTCTTCAAGGGTACATACTTCCCAACTTGGGAGGGTCTTTTCTGGGAAAAAGCATCTGGTTTTGAAGAGTCCATGAAGTACAAAAAACTGACAAATGCGCAACGTTCCGGTTTAAATCAGATTCCCAATCGTCGTTTCACACTATGGTGGTCACCAACGATCAATCGTGCCAATGTATACGTTGGTTTCCAAGTGCAACTCGATTTGACGGGTATTTTCATGCATGGTAAAATTCCAACATTGAAAATCTCCTTGATTCAGATATTCCGTGCTCACTTGTGGCAAAAAATACACGAGTCCAttgttatggatttgtgtcaagtGTTCGATCAGGAATTGGACGCACTCGAAATTGAGACTGTACAAAAAGAAACTATACATCCGCGTAAATCATATAAGATGAATTCGTCTTGTGCGGACATTTTGCTATTCCCCGCTTACAAATGGAATGTTTCACGACCGTCTTTACTGGCGGACACCAAAGATACAATGGacaacacaacaacacaaaagtATTGGTTGGACATACAGTTACGTTGGGGTGATTACGATTCACACGATGTGGAACGTTATGCACGTGCCAAATTCCTTGATTACACCACTGACAACATGTCCATATATCCTTCGCCGACCGGTGTGCTAATCGCTATTGATTTGGCTTACAACTTACACTCTGCGTACGGTAACTGGTTCCCAGGTTGTAAGACACTGATACAGCAGGCTATGGCCAAAATAATGAAGGCCAATCCGGCATTGTATGTACTGCGTGAACGTATACGCAAAGCTCTACAACTTTACTCATCCGAGCCAACTGAACCGTATTTGAGCTCGCAGAATTATGGTGAATTGTTTTCAAATCAGATCATTTGGTTTGTTGACGACACGAATGTATATCGTGTAACAATACACAAAACATTCGAAGGCAATTTAACAACAAAACCAATTAACGgtgcaattttcattttcaatccACGTACTGGCCAACTATTCTTGAAAATCATTCATACATCTGTGTGGGCGGGTCAAAAACGTTTGGGTCAGTTGGCGAAATGGAAGACCGCCGAAGAAGTAGCGGCTTTAATTCGTTCTCTACCGGTGGAAGAGCAACCTAAACAAATCATCGTGACACGTAAGGGTATGTTGGATCCGTTGGAAGTGCATTTGCTGGATTTCCCGAATATTGTGATCAAAGGCTCCGAACTGCAATTACCATTCCAG GCTTGCCTTAAAGTGGAGAAATTCGGTGATCTCATTCTGAAAGCCACTGAACCACAAATGGTGCTGTTTAATCTTTATGATGATTGGTTGAAGACCATCTCTTCGTATACAGCATTCAGTCGTCTGATTTTAATCTTACGTGCTTTGCACGTGAACACCGAACGTACGAAGATCATACTTAAACCTGATAAGACAACTATAACGGAGGCGCATCACATCTGGCCAACACTCACCGATGAAGAATGGATAAAGGTGGAAGTGCAACTTAAGGATCTGATTTTGGCCGATTATGGTAAAAAGAATAACGTAAACGTGGCCTCGCTAACGCAATCGGAAATTCGTGATATTATTTTGGGTATGGAAATTAGTGCACCATCTGCGCAGCGTCAACAAATTgctgaaattgaaaaacaaacaaaagaacaGAACCAACTGACAGCCACAACAACGCGTACAACGAACAAACATGGCGATGAAATTATTACGTCTACCACATCGAATTATGAAACGCAAACGTTTAGTTCGAAAACCGAATGGCGTGTACGTGCCATATCAGCTACAAATCTGCATTTGCGTACGAATCACATTTATGTCAGTTCGGACGATATAAAAGAAACTGGTTATACGTATATTTTACCGAAGAATATACTGAAAAAGTTCGTCACAATCTCCGATTTACGCGCCCAAATCGCCGGCTACTTGTATGGCGTGAGTCCGCCGGATAATCCTCAG GTCAAAGAAATCCGTTGCATTGTTATGCCACCACAATGGGGCACACATCAGACGCTGAACCTGCCCAACACTTTGCCTACGCATCAGTACCTCAAAGACATGGAACCACTCGGTTGGATACATACACAGCCGAATGAGTTGCCACAATTATCACCGCAAGATATCACCACGCACGCAAAGATTATGCAAGAAAATGCCTCGTGGGACGGAGAAAAGACCATTGTAATCACTTGTTCGTTCACCCCAGGATCCTGCTCACTTACTGCTTACAAATTGACGCCATCCGGTTTTGAATGGGGTTCTAAAAATACGGATAAGGGTAACAATCCGAAAGGTTACTTACCATCGCATTACGAACGCGTTCAAATGTTGCTATCGAACAAATTCCTCGGCTTTTTCATGGTGCCCTCGCAGGGCAGTTGGAACTATAACTTTATGGGCGTACGACACGATGCGAACATGAAGTATGAACTGCAATTATCGAATCCTAAGGAATTCTATCATGAAATACATCGACCTTCACACTTTTTATTATTCTCCAATTTGGAAGATGCCGGCGACGGCTCGGGCGCAGATCGTGAGGATGTTTATGCGTAG
- the LOC120770183 gene encoding dynein light chain 4, axonemal, producing the protein MADEGANPEKEAEKKIVHTYPLVKHSDMNEEMRTEAIEMSITACEKYSSNYEQAARVIKETMDKKFGIYWHVVVGEGFGFEVSYETKNILYLFFGGNLAILLWKCS; encoded by the exons ATGGCTGATGAGGGAGCGAATCCGGAAAAAGAAGCAGAAAAGAAAATCGTGCACACATATCCGCTTGTCAAG CATTCAGATATGAACGAAGAAATGCGCACAGAAGCTATAGAGATGAGTATTACAGCTTGTGAAAAATATTCGAGCAATTATGAG caaGCGGCACGTGTTATCAAGGAAACCATGGATAAGAAGTTCGGTATTTATTGGCATGTGGTTGTTGGTGAAGGCTTTGGATTTGAAGTTTCCTacgaaaccaaaaatattttataccttTTCTTCGGTGGAAATTTAGCAATTTTGCTATGGAAATGTTCATAA